A single region of the Lycium barbarum isolate Lr01 chromosome 2, ASM1917538v2, whole genome shotgun sequence genome encodes:
- the LOC132628087 gene encoding kinesin-like protein KIN-7G, producing MSSVYGEEASQCGASQCGDDHGSGAHEEKEKIFVAVRLRPLNDREISNNDVSDWECINNTTILYKNTLSERSLFPTACVYDRVFGYDCSTRQVYEEAAKGVALSVLGGINSSIFAYGQTSSGKTYTMSGITEYTLADIYDHITRNDDREFTLKFSAMEIYNEVVRDLLTSEDTPLRLLDDPERGTVVEKLTEVTLKDWNHLKELLSVCEAQRKIGETALNEVSSRSHQILRLTVESTAKKIVGIHNSSTLTAAVNFVDLAGSERASQTLSANVRLKEGSHINRSLLTLGTVIRKLSKKGNGHVPFRDSKLTRILQNSLGGNARTAIICTMSPAHSHVEQSRNTLLFATCAKNVITNAKVNVVMSEKALVKQLRKELARLEAELRNLSALAAAGGSAEALKEKEALIEKMSREIRELTEQRDLAQSRVHNLASSGSWTELSSVSSPDKAQWLDDYAPSEVSECIYPFRPDGISEGLNSNKLGEQIPEPPEDQYLCDDTSPRLFIEKYFGPDPCKGWENIAQRTVQNLEDNCKEVQCVEVDSNAKSTSSDKNSSPRKGDQESGFVDINHNDEEPKQTSNEQSSSSDTDSSSDSNNLPRRSRSGEAILINMPVLKESEVAKENGDISSESEEELSIKKIDLEEKPEFSIKKIDLEEKPSQPELSANSVKVLTKEPSNHCFTIEVKLKMSGEDSEKICAEEIKKSGEDSEKIPAEGEVAKIVPEKQSGDNLVQDNEPTSKDLSNFIGDSLNSENESELSPSRQSTEFEKQRQEIIELWDACNVPLVHRTYFFLLFKGDPTDAVYMEVELRRLSYLKNAFSLGAKVVKDGQIFSQAASLSALNREKEMLSKLLLKKFSSKERDNLYEKWGIGLKTKRRRLQLCHKLWKDTKDMDHIKESAALISKLVGFEAQNEVPKEMFELNFSPGPKNLRSFSWKPRKA from the exons ATGAGCTCAGTATATGGGGAGGAGGCATCTCAATGTGGAGCATCTCAATGTGGTGACGATCATGGATCAGGTGCACATGAAGAGAAAGAGAAGATCTTTGTTGCAGTTAGATTGAGGCCTTTGAATGACAGGGAAATTTCAAACAACGATGTCTCGGATTGGGAGTGCATCAATAACACCACAATTCTGTATAAAAATACTCTATCGGAACGTTCATTGTTTCCAACTGCTTGTGTATATG ACAGAGTATTTGGGTATGACTGCTCCACAAGGCAGGTGTATGAGGAAGCCGCCAAAGGAGTTGCTCTTTCAGTTCTTGGTGGTATTAATT CAAGTATTTTCGCATATGGGCAGACAAGTAGTGGAAAAACGTATACTATGTCTGGAATCACCGAATACACATTAGCAGATATATATGATCATATAACCAGG aaTGATGACCGAGAATTTACACTTAAATTCTCTGCCATGGAGATATACAATGAAGTTGTTAGAGACCTTTTAACATCGGAAGATACTCCACTTAGACTCCTCGATGATCCAGAG AGAGGGACTGTAGTTGAAAAACTTACAGAGGTAACATTGAAGGACTGGAACCATCTAAAGGAACTGCTCTCAGTATGTGAAG CTCAAAGGAAAATAGGAGAAACTGCTCTCAACGAAGTGAGCTCAAGATCTCACCAGATTCTGCGTTTG ACAGTTGAAAGTACCGCTAAGAAAATTGTTGgcattcacaattcaagcactcTAACAGCTGCAGTG AATTTTGTTGATCTTGCAGGAAGTGAGCGTGCTTCTCAAACCTTATCTGCAAATGTCAGACTGAAAGAAGGCAGCCATATTAATCGCAGTTTGCTGACCCTTGGAACAGTTATTCGCAAATTAAG CAAAAAAGGAAATGGACATGTTCCTTTCAGAGACTCAAAGCTGACACGCATACTACAGAATTCCTTGGGAGGCAATGCCAGAACAGCCATCATTTGCACCATGAGTCCTGCACATAGCCATGTTGAGCAATCGAGGAACACTCTATTGTTTGCAACATGTGCCAAGAATGTCATTACTAATGCAAAAGTTAACGTGGTAATGTCAGAGAAGGCACTGGTGAAACAATTACGAAAAGAACTAGCTAGACTGGAGGCTGAACTAAGGAATTTATCAGCACTTGCTGCCGCAGGTGGATCTGCAGAGGCACTGAAAGAAAAGGAAGCTCTTATAGAAAAG ATGAGCAGAGAAATAAGGGAGTTAACCGAGCAGCGTGATCTTGCTCAATCTCGTGTTCACAATTTGGCAAGTTCAGGTTCATGG ACTGAACTGAGTAGTGTTTCATCTCCTGATAAAGCCCAATGGCTGGATGACTATGCACCATCAGAAGTATCAGAATGTATATATCCTTTTCGTCCTGATGGTATATCCGAAGGCCTTAATTCTAACAAGCTAGGTGAACAGATTCCTGAACCTCCAGAAGATCAGTATCTCTGTGATGACACCTCCCCGAGGCTGTTTATCGAGAAGTATTTCGGACCAGATCCATGTAAGGGATGGGAAAACATTGCTCAAAGAACTGTTCAGAATTTAGAAGATAACTGCAAGGAAGTTCAATGCGTTGAAGTGGATTCTAACGCGAAGAGTACAAGCTCTGATAAAAATTCATCACCTCGAAAGGGAGATCAGGAGTCAGGTTTCGTTGACATCAATCATAATGATGAAGAACCAAAGCAGACTAGCAATGAACAATCTTCTTCTTCCGACACAGATTCTTCTTCTGACTCAAATAACTTACCAAGGAGGAGCAGAAGCGGTGAAGCAATACTGATTAACATGCCAGTACTGAAAGAGTCTGAAGTAGCAAAGGAAAATGGGGACATATCAAGTGAATCTGAGGAAGAGTTATCTATTAAAAAGATTGATCTTGAGGAGAAGCCTGAGTTCTCTATTAAAAAGATTGATCTTGAGGAGAAGCCTTCTCAGCCGGAGCTTTCTGCTAATAGTGTTAAGGTATTAACAAAAGAACCCAGCAACCATTGTTTTACGATCGAAGTGAAACTCAAAATGTCAGGTGAAGATAGTGAGAAGATTTGTGCTGAGGAAATCAAGAAGTCAGGTGAAGATAGCGAAAAAATTCCTGCTGAAGGTGAGGTTGCCAAAATCGTGCCTGAGAAGCAATCAGGGGATAATTTG GTCCAGGATAATGAGCCAACCTCCAAGGATTTGAGTAACTTTATTGGTGATTCCTTGAATTCAGAAAATGAATCAGAGCTATCTCCTTCCAGGCAGTCAACAGAATTTGAAAAACAAAGGCAAGAGATAATAGAACTATGGGATGCATGCAATGTGCCCCTGGTTCACAGAACATATTTTTTCCTACTCTTCAAAGGGGATCCAACCGACGCAGTTTACATGGAGGTGGAGCTTAGAAGGCTTTCCTACCTGAAAAATGCATTCTCTCTTGGAGCTAAAGTGGTGAAAGACGGTCAAATTTTCTCACAAGCAGCAAG TTTAAGTGCTCTGAATCGCGAGAAGGAGATGCTGAGCAAGCTGCTTCTTAAGAAGTTTTCCTCAAAGGAGAGAGACAACTTATATGAGAAATGGGGCATCGGTCTAAAAActaaaaggagaagactccaacTTTGCCATAAGTTATGGAAAGATACCAAAGACATGGATCACATTAAGGAAAGTGCAGCACTCATCTCAAAATTAGTTGGATTCGAAGCACAAAACGAAGTCCCAAAAGAGATGTTTGAACTTAACTTCTCACCAGGGCCAAAAAATCTCAGGTCTTTCAGCTGGAAACCAAGAAAAGCCTAA